In a genomic window of Shouchella clausii:
- a CDS encoding DNA-directed RNA polymerase subunit beta → MAQDGQTKKADEPLQQGEEPYDVETEQAAGRLDVSPSATPDKTDDPTEEREERHAADLYKRERIRLFPIWLRLIVVIVLAGACLLCGLVIGFGVIGEGENMWDVLDPDLWYRIIDNIQGD, encoded by the coding sequence TTGGCTCAAGACGGACAAACAAAAAAAGCAGATGAGCCTTTGCAACAAGGCGAGGAACCATACGATGTTGAAACAGAGCAGGCAGCTGGACGCCTTGATGTGTCGCCAAGTGCCACCCCTGATAAAACAGACGACCCGACAGAAGAGCGAGAAGAAAGGCACGCCGCTGATCTCTACAAACGTGAACGGATTCGCCTGTTCCCTATTTGGCTGCGCCTGATTGTCGTGATTGTGCTGGCAGGCGCATGTTTGCTTTGTGGGCTTGTCATCGGTTTTGGCGTCATAGGCGAAGGGGAGAATATGTGGGATGTCCTCGATCCCGATCTTTGGTACCGGATTATCGATAATATTCAAGGAGACTGA
- a CDS encoding DMT family transporter, with protein MSKHWIFIVVAACFEIGWVIGLKHASTIMEWGLTVVAILASFVLLIAATARLPVATAYAVFVGLGTAGTVIAETLLFGEPFELVKALLIGLLLTGVIGLKLVTPGEKPKPEKGVS; from the coding sequence ATGAGTAAACACTGGATATTCATTGTTGTGGCCGCTTGTTTTGAGATCGGCTGGGTCATCGGGCTGAAACATGCCTCAACGATTATGGAATGGGGTTTAACCGTAGTGGCGATACTTGCAAGCTTTGTCCTGCTAATTGCCGCTACAGCAAGGCTGCCTGTTGCGACCGCCTATGCCGTTTTTGTCGGGCTAGGTACGGCAGGGACGGTTATCGCAGAAACACTCCTGTTTGGTGAGCCATTTGAGCTAGTCAAGGCACTATTAATCGGTTTGCTATTAACTGGCGTCATCGGCTTAAAACTGGTTACGCCAGGGGAGAAACCTAAACCGGAAAAAGGAGTAAGTTAA
- a CDS encoding M23 family metallopeptidase, which translates to MKEEKNSSKKVDIQSFMRKRWVMPAAYLVVGAGLLSAVFFLQNGEDSADPEEMPVQEQENQQDEPTVPVNVGDETLHMPVANESEFEQVGFFYDPEADAQEQEQALVFYDNVYRQNKGIDLASKDQETFPVQAAMSGTVTKAMKDSVLGYVVEVDHGNGITTHYSSLEGIEAEQGAEISQGDVIGNAGSNVYDEEAGVHVHFEIRKDGVAMNPYDAFNKSLEDINDAFPLGEKDKKGKENEKPDENDKAKENENDKAKDNEKDGDSKKDKDENDKPAENKPNEIEE; encoded by the coding sequence ATGAAAGAAGAAAAAAATTCTTCTAAAAAAGTCGATATCCAAAGTTTTATGCGCAAACGTTGGGTTATGCCTGCTGCTTATTTGGTTGTTGGCGCCGGTCTCTTAAGTGCTGTTTTCTTTTTGCAAAATGGGGAGGATAGCGCAGATCCGGAAGAAATGCCAGTACAAGAGCAGGAAAATCAGCAAGATGAGCCAACTGTTCCTGTTAATGTCGGCGATGAGACATTGCACATGCCCGTTGCGAACGAATCTGAATTTGAGCAAGTAGGATTCTTTTACGATCCAGAAGCCGATGCACAAGAGCAAGAACAAGCGCTTGTATTTTATGACAATGTTTACCGCCAAAATAAAGGGATTGATCTAGCAAGCAAAGACCAAGAAACATTCCCTGTTCAGGCGGCAATGAGTGGCACGGTTACGAAAGCGATGAAGGATTCTGTCCTCGGTTATGTAGTTGAAGTCGATCATGGCAATGGCATCACCACTCACTACTCTAGTTTAGAAGGCATTGAAGCTGAACAAGGCGCAGAAATTAGCCAAGGCGATGTAATCGGTAACGCTGGAAGCAATGTGTATGATGAGGAAGCAGGCGTGCATGTTCACTTTGAAATCCGCAAAGACGGAGTGGCCATGAACCCTTACGATGCGTTTAACAAATCACTAGAAGACATCAATGATGCGTTTCCTTTAGGCGAAAAGGATAAGAAAGGCAAAGAGAACGAAAAGCCTGATGAAAATGACAAAGCCAAGGAAAACGAAAATGATAAAGCCAAGGATAATGAAAAAGACGGTGACTCTAAGAAAGATAAAGACGAGAACGACAAGCCGGCTGAAAATAAGCCAAATGAAATCGAAGAGTAA
- a CDS encoding DMT family transporter: MAWVYVIVAGLLEMFGLAMMNRFKLEKKLLPLVLLVIGFSASFFLLSLAMETLPMGTVYAVWTGIGAFGGAAIGMFVYGEPKTASRIFFIFLILGSVIALKAVS; the protein is encoded by the coding sequence ATGGCTTGGGTGTATGTGATTGTGGCTGGTTTGTTAGAGATGTTTGGTTTGGCGATGATGAACCGTTTTAAGCTCGAAAAAAAGCTGTTGCCATTGGTGTTGCTTGTCATTGGTTTTTCGGCGAGTTTCTTCCTTTTGTCACTCGCAATGGAAACATTGCCTATGGGCACAGTTTATGCTGTGTGGACGGGAATAGGGGCTTTTGGAGGAGCGGCAATCGGCATGTTTGTTTATGGCGAACCGAAAACCGCTTCAAGGATTTTTTTCATTTTCCTAATATTAGGTTCGGTCATTGCTTTAAAAGCAGTTAGTTAA
- a CDS encoding flagellar hook-basal body protein → MSIGHTAAATLSQLQAKIDTISNNMANAETTGFKRRSASFADVLTSEYLNQPNENRQTPHGLRVGTGAKLAQTQIQLEQGTLRETGRALDFALTEADLFYNIETVAGTRLTRDGTFYFSPQAVGNGLELVTSDGNRVLDSDGEAIVMPGDTVSLEWRDGNLFAQLGNGGEQQVGSFALTRVLRPQTLESAGNNLYVLPELPGVSEEVEAADEHMKQNMLEQANVDLGLEMAELMETQRLLQFQARAYSFADDMAGLANNIRR, encoded by the coding sequence ATGAGTATTGGGCATACAGCCGCAGCTACGCTTTCACAGCTGCAAGCAAAGATTGACACGATTTCCAACAATATGGCCAATGCGGAAACAACGGGCTTTAAACGGCGGTCTGCTTCGTTTGCGGATGTCTTGACTTCAGAGTATTTGAACCAACCTAATGAAAACAGGCAGACGCCCCATGGCTTGCGAGTCGGCACAGGCGCAAAGTTAGCACAAACGCAAATTCAACTAGAACAAGGCACGTTACGTGAAACAGGGCGTGCGCTCGATTTTGCCTTGACCGAAGCGGATCTCTTCTATAACATTGAGACCGTAGCAGGCACGAGGCTCACGCGCGACGGTACGTTTTACTTTTCTCCACAAGCAGTGGGCAACGGCTTGGAACTCGTAACGAGCGACGGCAACCGTGTGCTTGACAGCGACGGAGAGGCGATTGTCATGCCAGGGGATACGGTTTCCTTGGAATGGAGGGACGGCAATTTGTTTGCCCAACTCGGCAACGGAGGCGAACAGCAAGTTGGTTCTTTTGCGCTGACACGCGTGCTGCGGCCGCAAACACTTGAATCCGCAGGCAACAATTTGTATGTTCTTCCGGAGCTTCCAGGCGTTTCAGAAGAAGTGGAGGCCGCAGACGAGCATATGAAACAAAACATGCTCGAACAAGCCAATGTCGACTTAGGCTTGGAAATGGCTGAATTGATGGAGACGCAGCGCCTATTGCAATTTCAAGCGAGGGCTTACTCGTTTGCAGATGATATGGCTGGTTTAGCGAACAACATTCGCCGTTAA
- the spoIIID gene encoding sporulation transcriptional regulator SpoIIID yields the protein MHDYIKERTIKIGKYIVETKKTVRTIAKEFGVSKSTVHKDLTERLPEINPELANDVKEILEYHKSIRHLRGGEATKVKYKKTIEVGDQPIVKSRQ from the coding sequence GTGCACGATTACATCAAAGAGCGAACTATCAAGATTGGCAAGTACATTGTTGAGACGAAAAAAACGGTGCGAACCATCGCAAAGGAATTTGGCGTCTCAAAAAGTACTGTACACAAGGATCTCACCGAACGTTTGCCGGAAATCAATCCAGAGCTTGCAAATGACGTAAAGGAGATACTTGAGTACCACAAGTCCATTCGCCACTTGCGGGGCGGTGAAGCGACAAAAGTCAAATACAAGAAGACAATTGAAGTGGGAGACCAGCCAATCGTAAAATCACGGCAATAA
- a CDS encoding rod shape-determining protein, translating to MFGRDIGIDLGTANVLIYVKGSGIVLDEPSVVALDTTTNRVLAVGEEAFRMVGRTPGNIVAIRPMKDGVIANFEMTESMLKHFMDKIQVKGFLSKPRILICCPTNITSVEQKAIRQAAEKSGGKNVYLEEEPKVAAIGAGMDIFQPSGNMVVDIGGGTTDVAVLSMGDVVTASSIKVAGDRFDSDILSYIKKEYKLLIGERTSEEIKKQVATVFPGARSEEMDIRGRDMISGLPRNITISTKEIEKALVESVEYIVQAAKQVLEKTPPELSADIIDKGVMLTGGGALLHGMDTLLAEELKIPVLIAEEPMHCVARGTGIILENLDKMSSKKVQL from the coding sequence ATGTTTGGCCGTGATATTGGAATTGACTTAGGGACAGCGAATGTGCTTATTTATGTGAAAGGCAGTGGGATTGTATTAGATGAGCCTTCTGTCGTTGCTCTTGATACGACAACAAACCGCGTCCTTGCTGTTGGAGAAGAAGCGTTTCGCATGGTTGGACGGACACCAGGAAACATTGTAGCCATTCGGCCGATGAAGGATGGCGTCATTGCAAACTTTGAGATGACAGAGTCAATGTTAAAGCACTTTATGGATAAAATTCAAGTAAAGGGTTTTCTTTCAAAGCCGCGGATTTTAATTTGTTGCCCTACGAATATTACGTCAGTTGAGCAAAAAGCGATTCGCCAGGCAGCGGAAAAGAGCGGCGGAAAGAATGTCTATTTGGAAGAGGAACCAAAAGTGGCGGCCATAGGAGCTGGGATGGATATTTTCCAGCCGAGCGGTAATATGGTCGTCGATATAGGTGGCGGCACAACGGATGTAGCAGTGCTATCGATGGGTGATGTTGTCACCGCCTCTTCCATCAAGGTGGCAGGGGATCGTTTTGATTCTGACATTTTATCGTACATAAAAAAAGAGTACAAACTGTTAATTGGAGAACGAACATCTGAAGAAATAAAAAAGCAAGTGGCTACTGTTTTTCCTGGTGCACGTTCGGAGGAAATGGATATCAGAGGTCGCGATATGATAAGTGGCTTGCCGCGTAACATCACGATTTCGACGAAAGAAATTGAAAAGGCATTAGTAGAGTCCGTTGAATACATTGTCCAGGCGGCTAAGCAAGTATTAGAAAAAACACCTCCAGAGTTGTCTGCCGATATTATTGATAAGGGCGTAATGTTAACAGGAGGCGGAGCGCTGTTGCATGGGATGGATACGCTGCTTGCAGAAGAATTAAAGATCCCTGTACTAATTGCAGAAGAGCCAATGCATTGCGTGGCCAGGGGAACAGGAATCATTTTAGAAAACTTGGACAAGATGTCCAGTAAAAAAGTTCAGTTGTAA
- a CDS encoding flagellar hook-basal body protein has protein sequence MLKGLYTATSGMLAAQYRQDMLANNLANAQTPGYKAEQSVSRAFPTFLMEAQSISKAGTVQKQGLGSLSTAVYLQEQQTNARQGDIQETGNTTDLALLQTGLEENNAVFFAVMTENGVRYTRNGDLQVDSQGRLATAGGHLLQSTEGGPIQVDSESFSVDESGAVVVAGENRGTIEIVLADNANELEREGDGLYMLENGELPSAHGNPAIDFSIRQAAIERSNVDTASSMNAMLSAYRLFEANQKVVQAYDQSMDKAVNEVGRLT, from the coding sequence ATGTTAAAAGGGCTTTACACAGCAACAAGTGGAATGCTTGCTGCCCAATACCGCCAAGATATGCTAGCCAATAATTTAGCCAACGCCCAAACGCCTGGCTATAAAGCAGAGCAATCGGTTTCCAGAGCTTTTCCAACGTTTTTAATGGAAGCGCAAAGCATTTCTAAGGCAGGCACTGTGCAAAAACAAGGGCTTGGCAGTTTATCAACAGCCGTTTATTTGCAGGAGCAACAAACCAATGCCCGGCAAGGCGATATTCAAGAAACAGGCAATACGACCGATTTAGCGCTTCTCCAAACGGGACTTGAGGAGAATAACGCTGTCTTTTTTGCCGTGATGACGGAAAATGGCGTACGGTATACGCGCAACGGGGACTTGCAAGTGGATAGCCAAGGGCGGCTAGCGACTGCAGGGGGGCATTTGCTCCAAAGTACAGAAGGCGGACCGATCCAAGTCGACTCAGAGTCATTCTCAGTCGATGAAAGTGGTGCTGTTGTCGTAGCTGGCGAAAACCGGGGAACAATAGAAATCGTACTAGCTGACAACGCCAATGAGTTAGAACGGGAAGGAGACGGCTTGTATATGCTGGAAAATGGAGAGTTGCCAAGCGCCCACGGCAATCCAGCAATTGATTTTTCCATTCGCCAGGCAGCGATTGAACGCAGCAACGTTGACACAGCGTCATCAATGAACGCTATGCTTAGCGCTTACCGATTATTTGAAGCGAACCAAAAAGTGGTGCAGGCATATGACCAAAGTATGGACAAAGCAGTTAATGAGGTAGGACGTTTAACATAG